In Candidatus Methylomirabilota bacterium, a genomic segment contains:
- a CDS encoding amidase has product MPPSRLTRREFLGGGAALAAATLLRPAAPRAAVPDLDFASALEAARAIREGRVSALELTTRVLDRIQRLNSKLNAIVTLTADAALARAKAADEARARGQWWGPFHGVPCTVKDTLEVAGVRTTAGSPTLKDHVPPRDAVVVERLKRAGAVILGKTNVPIWASDWQSYNDVFGRTNNPWDVSRTPGGSTGGGAAALAAGLSYLEPGSDVAGSIRIPAHFCGVYGHKPTLDVVPMRGHIPPPPPIPATPPSTLPVVGPLARSAADLRAAMEVLGGPDEAEARAYRWSLPPARGARLGDYRIGFVLDDPRCPVSPEVGDALAATIDALRKAGARLEEGWPPGVNVGEQYDAYLFLFNAFFTGRPSDDQLDELRRLAANQDGSFRAKRALALTALPRDIQAADGRRRAARGIWQAYFATHDAFLLPTAFVPAFPHDHTTLVDRVLATPAGPRPYLDLLFWISFATLTGLPATTAPVGLTRGGLPVGIQIMGPYLEDATPIDVAERLGGVVGGFKPPPGF; this is encoded by the coding sequence GTGCCGCCCTCGCGCCTGACCCGGCGGGAGTTCCTCGGAGGCGGTGCCGCGCTCGCCGCGGCGACGCTCCTGCGCCCGGCGGCGCCGCGCGCCGCCGTTCCCGATCTCGACTTCGCCTCGGCCCTCGAAGCCGCGCGCGCGATCCGCGAGGGGCGAGTCTCCGCGCTCGAGCTGACCACGCGCGTGCTCGACCGCATCCAGCGGCTCAACTCGAAGCTCAACGCCATCGTGACGCTCACCGCCGACGCGGCCCTGGCGCGCGCGAAGGCCGCCGACGAGGCGCGGGCGCGCGGCCAGTGGTGGGGGCCGTTCCACGGCGTCCCGTGCACGGTGAAGGACACCCTGGAAGTGGCGGGCGTCAGGACGACCGCGGGCTCGCCGACCCTGAAGGATCACGTGCCGCCGCGGGACGCGGTCGTCGTCGAGCGCCTCAAGAGGGCCGGCGCCGTGATCCTCGGCAAGACGAACGTGCCGATCTGGGCATCCGACTGGCAGAGCTACAACGACGTCTTCGGCCGGACGAACAACCCGTGGGACGTCTCGCGGACACCGGGCGGCTCGACCGGCGGCGGCGCGGCCGCGCTCGCCGCCGGCCTCAGCTATCTCGAGCCCGGCAGCGACGTCGCTGGCTCGATCCGCATCCCGGCCCACTTCTGCGGCGTCTACGGCCACAAGCCGACCCTCGACGTCGTGCCGATGCGCGGCCACATCCCGCCGCCGCCCCCCATTCCGGCCACGCCGCCCTCGACACTGCCGGTGGTCGGGCCGCTCGCGCGCTCCGCTGCCGACCTGCGCGCGGCGATGGAGGTGCTGGGCGGGCCCGACGAGGCCGAGGCGCGGGCGTACCGTTGGTCGCTGCCGCCGGCGCGGGGCGCGCGACTCGGCGACTACCGGATCGGCTTCGTGCTGGACGATCCGCGCTGCCCCGTCTCCCCCGAGGTCGGCGACGCGCTCGCGGCGACGATCGACGCGCTCCGCAAGGCGGGCGCCCGGCTCGAGGAGGGCTGGCCCCCCGGCGTGAACGTCGGGGAGCAGTACGACGCCTACCTGTTCCTCTTTAACGCGTTCTTCACCGGGCGGCCGAGCGACGACCAGCTCGACGAGCTACGCCGGCTCGCGGCCAACCAGGACGGCTCGTTCCGTGCCAAGCGAGCGCTCGCGCTGACGGCGCTGCCGAGGGACATCCAGGCCGCCGACGGCCGGCGCCGCGCCGCGCGCGGGATCTGGCAGGCGTACTTTGCCACCCACGACGCGTTCCTCCTGCCGACCGCGTTCGTGCCCGCGTTCCCGCACGATCACACGACGCTAGTTGATCGCGTGCTCGCGACGCCGGCGGGTCCGCGCCCCTACCTCGACCTCCTCTTCTGGATCTCGTTCGCGACGCTCACGGGCCTGCCCGCGACGA
- a CDS encoding ABC transporter permease — protein sequence MWIQMLRRKPLGTIGGAIVLVMLAAAVLADWITPYGFAQTSLRERFITMSPAHWLGTDQLGRDLLTRLMYGARISLYVGFGAVALGSVLATVIGVLSAYFGGRLDLLLQRGVDAWMAFPPLLLLMSIMSLLGPSAWNITVVLGVAFGIQNSRIIRGVALSIKEHTFVESARALGAGHVRTTLAHILPNVMPTIIVVATTGLSTVILTEASLSFLGLGVPPPYPTWGGMLSLAGLDHMYQAPWLAIWPAVALSLAVFGFNMLGDALRDLLDPRLKGG from the coding sequence GTGTGGATCCAGATGCTGCGGAGGAAGCCGCTCGGGACCATCGGCGGCGCGATCGTGCTCGTGATGCTCGCGGCGGCGGTCCTGGCGGACTGGATCACGCCCTACGGCTTCGCCCAGACGAGCCTGCGCGAGCGCTTCATCACCATGAGCCCGGCGCACTGGCTCGGCACCGACCAGCTCGGCCGCGATCTCCTGACGCGCCTCATGTACGGCGCGCGGATCTCGCTCTACGTGGGGTTCGGCGCCGTCGCGCTGGGCAGCGTCCTCGCGACGGTGATCGGCGTGCTCTCGGCCTACTTCGGCGGCCGGCTCGACCTGCTGCTCCAGCGCGGCGTGGACGCGTGGATGGCGTTCCCGCCGCTCCTGCTCCTGATGTCCATCATGTCGCTGCTCGGCCCGAGCGCCTGGAACATCACGGTCGTCCTGGGCGTCGCGTTCGGCATCCAGAACTCGCGGATCATCCGTGGCGTGGCGCTCTCGATCAAGGAGCACACGTTCGTCGAGAGCGCGCGGGCGCTCGGCGCCGGTCACGTCCGCACCACGCTCGCGCACATCCTGCCGAACGTGATGCCGACCATCATCGTCGTCGCGACCACGGGGCTCTCGACGGTGATCCTGACCGAGGCGAGCCTCTCGTTCCTCGGCCTCGGCGTGCCGCCGCCCTACCCGACCTGGGGCGGGATGCTCTCCCTCGCCGGGCTCGACCACATGTACCAGGCGCCCTGGCTGGCGATCTGGCCGGCGGTCGCGCTCTCGCTCGCCGTCTTCGGCTTCAACATGTTGGGCGACGCCCTCCGCGACCTGCTGGACCCGCGGCTCAAGGGCGGCTAG
- a CDS encoding ABC transporter permease translates to MKRYVLRRAALAVPTLFLVSVIVFAMMRLMPGDVVTRMVEGHAYAPTLAALRHDLGLDRPVHVQYVEWIGGIVLRGDFGNSYWTRQPILEEFVRRFPVTLELAALTILISVVIGVVVGIVSAVRQDTASDYVGRVLAILALSVPYFGLAVLVVVLPSIYFKWTPLWTYVAFSASPLENLKIMLVPALVFGVTRAGPIMRIMRSALLDVLRQEYIRTAWSKGLSERTIVLRHALKNALIPVISLIGLQTPLYIGGSVIIEAIFRLPGVGLFFFEALTKLDYPVVQSVNLIIAAMVVGLNLLIDLSYAYLDPRIRY, encoded by the coding sequence GTGAAGCGCTACGTCCTCCGCCGGGCGGCGCTCGCGGTCCCGACGCTGTTCCTCGTCAGCGTCATCGTGTTCGCGATGATGCGGCTCATGCCCGGCGACGTCGTCACGCGCATGGTCGAGGGCCACGCGTACGCGCCGACGTTGGCGGCGCTCCGGCACGACCTCGGCCTGGACCGCCCGGTGCACGTGCAGTACGTCGAATGGATCGGGGGGATCGTCCTTCGGGGGGACTTCGGGAATTCCTACTGGACGCGCCAGCCGATCCTCGAGGAGTTCGTCCGGCGGTTTCCCGTGACGCTCGAGCTCGCGGCGCTGACCATCCTGATCTCGGTCGTCATCGGTGTCGTCGTGGGCATCGTGTCGGCGGTGCGCCAGGACACCGCGTCCGACTACGTCGGCCGCGTGCTGGCGATCCTGGCGCTCTCGGTCCCCTACTTCGGCCTCGCGGTGCTCGTCGTGGTGCTCCCGTCCATCTACTTCAAGTGGACGCCTCTGTGGACCTACGTCGCCTTCAGCGCGAGCCCCCTCGAGAACCTCAAGATCATGCTGGTGCCGGCGCTCGTCTTCGGCGTGACGCGCGCGGGCCCGATCATGCGGATCATGCGCTCGGCGCTCCTCGACGTGCTCCGCCAGGAGTACATCCGCACGGCGTGGTCGAAGGGGCTCAGCGAGCGGACGATCGTCCTCCGCCACGCGCTGAAGAACGCGCTGATCCCCGTGATCAGCCTCATCGGCCTCCAGACCCCGCTGTACATCGGCGGCTCGGTCATCATCGAGGCGATCTTCCGCCTGCCCGGCGTCGGGCTCTTCTTCTTCGAGGCGCTCACGAAGCTCGATTATCCCGTGGTGCAGTCGGTGAACCTGATCATCGCGGCGATGGTCGTCGGCCTGAACCTCCTCATCGACCTCTCGTATGCGTATCTGGACCCGCGGATTCGCTACTAA